The Crocinitomicaceae bacterium genome includes a region encoding these proteins:
- a CDS encoding bifunctional methionine sulfoxide reductase B/A protein has product MKIRTIISTGWIIFPMIFSGCSHAQQNETLTTQNQSMSDTALWKKLTPEEERVIVNKGTEPAFRGIYTDNHEEGIYQCRRCALPLFDSNTKFDSGSGWPAFDDAIPGAVKEIADPDGYRTEIVCARCDGHLGHVFRGERFTENNTRHCVNSISLTFIADTIQTESTTMDTAIFASGCFWGTEYFFEKAEGVISTQVGYIGGHKENPTYKEVCDNLTGHAEAVMVVFDPTKTNYETLCKLFFETHDPTQINRQGPDIGEQYRTEIFYMNDEQKQIAEKLIALLEGKGIKVATQLTKATKFWEAEDYHEHYYATKGTTPYCHAYTKRF; this is encoded by the coding sequence ATGAAAATACGCACAATTATTTCAACAGGCTGGATTATCTTTCCAATGATATTCTCAGGCTGTTCTCATGCGCAACAAAATGAAACACTAACCACACAAAATCAATCTATGAGTGATACTGCTTTATGGAAAAAACTGACACCTGAAGAAGAGCGTGTCATTGTAAACAAAGGAACTGAACCGGCGTTCAGAGGAATTTATACAGACAATCATGAAGAAGGAATTTATCAATGCAGACGATGTGCCTTACCGCTTTTTGATTCCAATACCAAATTTGATTCAGGCAGTGGATGGCCGGCTTTTGATGATGCGATACCCGGCGCAGTGAAAGAAATTGCTGACCCTGACGGATACCGCACTGAAATAGTTTGTGCTCGTTGTGATGGGCATTTGGGACATGTTTTTAGAGGTGAACGGTTCACAGAAAATAATACCCGGCATTGTGTAAACTCAATTTCACTTACCTTTATAGCTGATACAATTCAAACAGAATCTACTACTATGGATACAGCAATTTTTGCATCAGGATGTTTTTGGGGCACCGAGTATTTTTTTGAAAAGGCTGAAGGTGTAATATCAACTCAGGTTGGATACATCGGCGGACACAAAGAAAATCCTACTTACAAAGAAGTTTGTGACAATCTAACCGGTCACGCTGAAGCGGTGATGGTGGTGTTTGATCCAACCAAAACTAATTATGAAACTCTGTGTAAACTGTTTTTTGAAACACATGATCCAACCCAAATAAATCGTCAGGGTCCAGACATTGGCGAACAATACCGCACTGAAATATTTTATATGAATGATGAGCAAAAGCAAATTGCAGAAAAGTTAATCGCTTTGCTAGAAGGTAAAGGAATCAAAGTGGCGACTCAACTAACCAAAGCAACTAAATTTTGGGAAGCAGAAGATTATCATGAGCATTATTATGCAACAAAAGGCACAACACCTTATTGCCATGCTTATACCAAAAGGTTTTAA
- a CDS encoding DUF2157 domain-containing protein produces MTTGSLIQFLNASQQRGLLSPELNKRIQGLLDYSNKSSGKLFLSIISISALLFIVAGVFTLLEIFWTDIPKNVRGVLSLLPAMGAAWFFYKKVIQEKTSASWNEAASLFLMLMIGASIALFADTYHMDQDFDRFVIVWLCLTLPIFYISKSTGLAILYLALSCNFIIPHLSFTFFIPNGYDLNEKYYLFWCFFIAYLPYLFLRLRAGKSKQGLRTIYLGWVTAITFIAALPLAVQAGYLWWAVGAIMGFYLIGKKFYAQNLSALGRPFQTIALFFLFVNLLNFSDDFMNENLFRLDQLKNAASWTAEQTTFYILGVLFVLFLTATGFVQLKKNKSLNRLFLFTPILFVMLYGIHCLDEFAGVDIHWLGYLVLNLFTVTFGIHAIIQGHKSGNIIYMIYGLLLVTFLLWMRFSDTDIWPWLKAVFFIGVGGIYLVMHYIASDEYELD; encoded by the coding sequence ATGACAACCGGAAGCCTCATTCAATTTCTCAATGCCAGTCAGCAAAGGGGATTATTATCACCTGAGCTGAATAAGCGCATTCAAGGTTTACTTGATTACTCTAACAAATCAAGTGGCAAATTGTTTCTGTCAATTATATCTATTTCCGCCTTACTATTTATTGTGGCAGGGGTGTTCACTTTGCTAGAAATTTTCTGGACAGATATCCCAAAAAACGTGAGAGGTGTACTGAGTTTATTACCAGCAATGGGTGCAGCCTGGTTTTTTTACAAAAAAGTAATTCAAGAGAAAACCTCAGCGTCGTGGAATGAGGCAGCATCGCTGTTTCTGATGTTGATGATTGGGGCAAGTATTGCGCTGTTTGCAGATACTTATCACATGGATCAAGATTTTGACAGGTTTGTAATTGTATGGCTTTGTCTTACTTTACCCATTTTTTACATCAGCAAATCTACGGGTCTTGCAATATTATATCTTGCCTTATCCTGTAATTTTATTATACCTCATCTTTCTTTCACTTTTTTTATTCCCAATGGATATGATCTGAATGAAAAGTATTATTTGTTCTGGTGCTTTTTTATTGCCTACCTACCCTATTTATTTCTGCGTTTGCGAGCGGGAAAATCAAAACAAGGACTAAGAACAATTTATCTCGGGTGGGTTACAGCCATTACGTTTATTGCAGCGCTGCCACTTGCTGTGCAAGCAGGTTACCTGTGGTGGGCAGTAGGAGCTATTATGGGCTTTTATCTGATTGGAAAAAAATTTTACGCACAAAATCTCTCTGCACTTGGCAGACCATTTCAAACCATTGCACTTTTTTTTCTATTTGTAAATCTTCTCAATTTTTCTGATGATTTTATGAATGAAAATCTTTTCAGATTAGACCAGCTTAAAAATGCGGCAAGCTGGACAGCAGAGCAAACTACATTCTACATACTGGGAGTACTTTTTGTCTTATTTCTCACTGCGACCGGTTTTGTGCAACTGAAAAAAAACAAATCACTCAACCGATTATTCTTATTCACGCCGATATTATTTGTTATGCTCTATGGTATTCATTGTCTTGATGAATTTGCCGGAGTAGATATTCACTGGCTTGGCTATCTTGTTTTAAATTTATTCACCGTAACATTCGGTATTCACGCAATCATTCAAGGGCATAAATCAGGCAATATAATCTACATGATTTATGGTTTGTTGCTGGTGACATTTTTACTCTGGATGCGTTTTTCAGACACAGATATCTGGCCTTGGTTAAAAGCAGTTTTCTTTATTGGTGTAGGCGGAATTTATCTGGTTATGCACTATATTGCATCTGATGAATATGAATTGGATTAA
- a CDS encoding AAA family ATPase: MKKDLALHFSQLKTELHAEMKFETEAYRSLTDERAMPDRISEGVTLYPIEFINHRYNSFGDSLLDFKINPDQNGKMFGTNGKCQLFSTGESEIIQGIILRKTDYELTLQISDDEIPEWIRNGKLGLNAVCDTRTYEIQIKALDELMDSQRGLAFDFYHKEFTGYPPDDFAENEKLNASQNKAVKNILSDLALHVVHGPPGTGKTYTLTDAIARLSKENKKILVATPTNTAADHITAQLQKAGVNVLRYGNSFKISETALPYTLLTKMMNHPEMQVVERLSKEADAIRKKAFRFVRNFNQEAQAERKQLKQDLKSIQKDARQYEKQIRQHLLESASVITGTLIGLQHDEILNMQFDQLFVDEAGQALEPAIWSLARHVDQLVLAGDPWQLPPVLFSANAQKSLLSVSLIESAIKLNHPTTLLDTQYRMNDLIMQFSNQWFYENKLQSGKENAEQILPNDPYKAIEFIDTAGCSFDEVTDDAGGISNPGEMRILTQRLAELKSNQFNTGIISPYRKQVLLLQEQQATFDCYVQTIDSFQGQERDIILISLVRSNADQQLGFLKDYRRMNVAMTRAKFKLVIIGDSATLGSDPFYEKLLSYIETHGSYRTAWEYSEVI, translated from the coding sequence ATGAAAAAAGATCTTGCCCTGCACTTCAGTCAGCTGAAAACTGAATTGCATGCAGAAATGAAATTTGAAACTGAAGCATACCGCTCATTAACAGATGAACGCGCCATGCCGGATAGAATATCAGAAGGTGTTACGCTTTATCCAATTGAATTCATTAATCATCGGTACAATTCATTTGGAGATTCATTGCTTGATTTTAAAATAAACCCTGATCAAAATGGAAAAATGTTTGGCACCAATGGCAAGTGTCAACTATTCTCTACCGGGGAATCTGAGATTATACAAGGAATTATTTTGCGCAAAACAGATTATGAACTGACATTGCAGATTTCTGATGATGAAATACCTGAATGGATACGCAACGGAAAATTAGGTTTGAACGCAGTGTGTGACACCCGCACATATGAAATTCAAATTAAAGCGCTGGATGAATTAATGGATTCTCAACGTGGTTTAGCATTTGATTTTTACCATAAAGAATTTACAGGATATCCTCCGGATGATTTCGCTGAAAATGAAAAACTAAACGCCTCACAGAACAAAGCAGTAAAAAACATTTTATCAGACCTTGCCCTGCATGTGGTGCATGGTCCTCCGGGTACGGGTAAAACCTATACGCTTACTGATGCCATTGCAAGATTGAGTAAAGAGAATAAAAAAATATTAGTTGCTACGCCAACAAATACCGCTGCAGATCACATCACAGCACAGTTGCAGAAGGCAGGTGTCAATGTGCTGCGCTATGGGAATTCCTTCAAAATAAGTGAGACGGCATTGCCCTATACTTTGTTGACTAAAATGATGAATCACCCTGAAATGCAAGTGGTAGAAAGATTATCTAAAGAGGCTGATGCCATAAGAAAAAAAGCATTTCGGTTTGTGAGAAATTTCAACCAAGAAGCGCAGGCTGAGCGCAAACAATTAAAACAAGATCTAAAATCCATTCAAAAAGATGCAAGGCAATATGAAAAACAAATTCGCCAACACCTGCTTGAAAGTGCAAGCGTTATAACCGGCACGCTCATTGGTTTGCAACACGATGAAATTTTGAATATGCAATTTGATCAGCTGTTTGTTGATGAAGCCGGACAAGCACTCGAACCGGCAATTTGGTCACTTGCCAGACATGTTGATCAATTGGTACTGGCCGGTGACCCATGGCAACTGCCTCCGGTTTTGTTTTCTGCAAATGCTCAAAAATCTCTACTCTCTGTTTCATTAATAGAAAGTGCTATTAAATTAAATCACCCCACAACACTGCTTGACACCCAATACCGGATGAATGACCTCATCATGCAATTTTCTAACCAATGGTTTTATGAAAATAAATTGCAAAGTGGAAAAGAAAATGCGGAGCAGATATTACCCAACGACCCCTATAAGGCAATTGAATTCATTGATACCGCAGGATGCAGTTTTGATGAAGTGACTGACGATGCAGGCGGAATATCAAATCCCGGTGAAATGCGCATTCTTACTCAACGACTGGCTGAACTGAAATCAAATCAATTCAATACCGGAATCATTTCACCATATAGAAAACAAGTGCTCCTTTTACAGGAACAACAAGCAACCTTTGACTGTTATGTGCAAACCATTGATAGTTTTCAAGGTCAGGAAAGAGATATCATTCTCATCAGCTTGGTCAGATCAAATGCTGATCAGCAACTGGGATTTCTCAAAGATTACCGCAGAATGAATGTAGCCATGACCCGCGCCAAATTCAAACTGGTAATTATTGGTGACTCAGCCACGCTGGGCTCTGATCCATTTTATGAAAAACTGCTTTCTTATATTGAAACCCACGGATCATACCGCACGGCGTGGGAATATTCAGAAGTGATATAA
- a CDS encoding ABC transporter substrate-binding protein: protein MIFTDQMKRTIRLEKFPQRIVSLVPSQTELLFELGLDQEVIGITKFCIHPQHWFDSKQRVGGTKNVSIEKISALQPDLIIANKEENTLHDIEQLQKIYPVYISDIYTVQDALEMIDHVGKICNRAEQADKLVNQIKFNFDQIEKVNLRVLYFIWTKPWMLAGNHTFISDVLTQCGLVNVVNGADQRYPEISIEKIKELKPDVLFLSSEPFPFKENHATALQAETGIRTELVDGEIFSWYGSRMLKIPDYLTQLKQRLQHNLQ, encoded by the coding sequence ATGATATTTACTGATCAGATGAAACGTACAATCCGCTTGGAAAAATTTCCTCAGCGGATTGTTTCTTTAGTGCCATCTCAAACTGAATTATTATTTGAACTTGGCTTAGATCAAGAGGTGATTGGTATCACCAAATTTTGTATTCACCCGCAACATTGGTTTGATTCAAAACAGCGGGTTGGTGGCACTAAAAATGTGAGCATTGAAAAAATATCTGCCCTACAACCTGATCTGATAATAGCCAATAAAGAAGAGAATACATTGCATGATATTGAACAATTGCAAAAAATATATCCGGTTTACATCAGCGATATTTACACCGTTCAGGATGCTTTGGAGATGATTGACCACGTTGGAAAAATATGTAATCGTGCTGAGCAGGCTGATAAACTGGTGAACCAAATCAAATTTAATTTTGATCAGATAGAGAAAGTGAATTTGCGCGTGTTGTATTTTATTTGGACAAAACCCTGGATGCTTGCAGGAAATCACACATTTATCAGTGATGTGTTAACGCAATGTGGCTTGGTGAATGTTGTCAACGGCGCTGATCAACGCTATCCTGAAATCAGCATTGAAAAAATAAAAGAACTGAAACCTGATGTTTTATTTCTCAGTTCAGAACCTTTTCCATTTAAAGAAAATCATGCCACCGCCTTGCAAGCTGAAACGGGTATCCGAACTGAATTGGTTGACGGCGAAATTTTTTCATGGTATGGTTCAAGAATGTTGAAAATACCTGATTATCTTACTCAGCTGAAACAGCGTCTTCAACATAATTTGCAATAA
- a CDS encoding pyridoxal-phosphate dependent enzyme — translation MRVFNNVLETIGNTPLIKLNKITKGIKATVLAKVETTNPGNSVKDRMALKMVEDAEAAGLIKPGGTVIEGTSGNTGMGLALACIIKGYKLICVLNDKQSKEKMDILRAVGAEVIVCPTAVAPDDPRSYYSVSRRLAKEIPNSWYVNQYDNLSNTQAHYEQTGPELWDQTDGKITHFIVGVGTGGTISGIGKYLKEKNPNVKCYGIDTYGSVFKKYKETGIFDENEIYPYITEGIGEDILPKNVNFDVIDLFEKVTDKDAAIMTRRLAREEGIFVGNSAGAALAGVLQLKDKFKEGDLVVVLFHDHGSRYVGKMFNDDWMRERGFLDEGLKNAADMVAKHADKELITCGTEELVSHAVAKMKKFNISQIPVTKDNQFVGFVDDTTLYQQIIENSDLINKPLGQVMLPALPVVAKNTAIDEIAKKINKQIPAVLVDLGEGKHHIVTRHDIINAYA, via the coding sequence ATGAGAGTTTTTAATAATGTACTGGAGACTATTGGTAATACTCCACTCATCAAGTTGAATAAAATCACTAAAGGCATTAAAGCAACTGTGTTGGCTAAAGTTGAAACTACTAACCCGGGCAATTCAGTGAAAGACCGCATGGCACTTAAAATGGTTGAAGATGCTGAAGCAGCAGGTTTAATCAAACCGGGTGGAACCGTGATTGAAGGCACATCTGGAAATACCGGAATGGGGTTAGCTTTGGCTTGCATTATCAAAGGGTATAAACTCATTTGCGTGTTGAATGATAAACAGAGCAAAGAAAAAATGGATATCCTTCGTGCGGTGGGAGCAGAAGTTATTGTGTGCCCAACTGCAGTTGCGCCTGATGATCCACGCTCATATTATTCTGTTTCACGCAGACTGGCTAAAGAAATTCCTAACTCATGGTACGTAAATCAATATGATAATTTGTCTAACACCCAGGCACATTATGAGCAAACCGGACCTGAATTATGGGATCAGACAGATGGTAAAATAACGCATTTTATTGTTGGTGTTGGTACCGGCGGAACCATTTCAGGCATTGGAAAATATTTGAAAGAAAAAAATCCTAATGTGAAATGTTATGGTATTGACACGTATGGATCTGTCTTTAAAAAATACAAAGAGACCGGTATTTTTGATGAGAATGAAATTTATCCTTATATCACAGAGGGAATTGGAGAAGATATCTTGCCAAAAAATGTAAATTTTGATGTGATAGATTTGTTTGAAAAAGTAACAGACAAAGATGCCGCCATCATGACACGCAGACTAGCACGTGAAGAAGGAATTTTTGTAGGGAATTCTGCTGGTGCAGCGCTGGCCGGTGTTCTTCAGTTAAAAGATAAATTCAAAGAAGGTGATCTGGTTGTTGTTTTATTCCATGACCACGGCAGCAGATATGTTGGCAAAATGTTTAATGATGATTGGATGCGTGAAAGAGGTTTTCTGGATGAAGGATTAAAAAATGCAGCTGATATGGTTGCAAAACATGCAGATAAAGAATTGATCACTTGCGGTACTGAAGAATTGGTTTCTCACGCCGTGGCAAAAATGAAAAAATTTAACATCTCTCAGATACCGGTTACTAAAGACAATCAATTTGTTGGTTTTGTTGATGACACCACCTTATATCAGCAAATTATTGAGAACAGTGATTTAATTAATAAACCGCTGGGACAAGTTATGTTGCCTGCCTTACCGGTTGTTGCAAAAAATACTGCAATTGATGAAATTGCAAAAAAAATCAATAAACAAATTCCTGCCGTATTGGTTGATTTGGGTGAAGGAAAACATCATATTGTCACTCGTCATGATATCATCAATGCGTATGCATAA
- the ettA gene encoding energy-dependent translational throttle protein EttA codes for MSDDKKIIFSMVGVSKLTPTGKPIIKDIYLSFFYGAKIGIIGMNGSGKSTVLKIIAGLDKSYQGDVVFNQDYSIGYLPQEPELDGTKTVKDIVQEGVQETVDLLKEFEDINNAFMDEAIMNDADKMDKLIERQARVQERIDQIDAWNLDTKLERAMDALRCPPEEQLISTLSGGEKRRVALCRLLLKNPDILLLDEPTNHLDAESVEWLENFLQNYPGTVIAITHDRYFLDNVAGWILELDRGEGIPWKGNYSSWLEQKTKRLAQEEKQESKRRKVLERELEWVRTNPSARRSRNKARLANYDKLLSEDSKTKEEKLELPIPNGPRLGTNVIEAVHVAKAFEHKVLYDDLNFTLPPNGIVGIIGPNGAGKTTIFKMIMNELKPDKGEFKVGETVQIGYVDQDHKSMDPEKTVFEVVTGGTEFMEIGKQKINSRAYLSRFNFNGADQNKKIGVLSGGERNRLHLAMTLKTEANVLLLDEPTNDLDVNTIRALEEGIESFAGCAVIISHDRWFLDRICTHILAFENDSQVYWFEGSYTEYEENRKKRLGDTEPKRVRFKKLIAD; via the coding sequence ATGTCTGACGACAAAAAAATTATTTTCTCTATGGTGGGTGTTTCCAAATTAACACCAACCGGAAAACCTATTATCAAAGATATCTATCTGTCCTTTTTCTACGGTGCAAAAATTGGTATCATTGGGATGAACGGTTCAGGTAAATCTACCGTGTTAAAAATTATTGCAGGATTGGATAAATCTTATCAAGGAGATGTAGTTTTTAATCAAGATTACAGTATCGGATATTTACCGCAAGAACCTGAACTGGATGGCACCAAAACGGTAAAAGATATTGTTCAAGAAGGCGTGCAGGAAACAGTTGATTTGCTCAAAGAATTTGAAGACATTAACAATGCATTCATGGATGAAGCCATCATGAATGACGCAGATAAAATGGATAAACTCATTGAAAGACAAGCCCGCGTGCAAGAGCGCATTGATCAGATAGACGCATGGAATTTAGATACCAAATTGGAAAGAGCGATGGATGCCTTGCGTTGTCCGCCGGAAGAACAATTGATCAGTACTTTATCTGGTGGTGAAAAACGCCGGGTTGCTTTGTGTCGCTTATTGCTGAAAAATCCTGATATTCTTTTATTAGATGAGCCCACTAACCACTTAGATGCAGAATCAGTTGAATGGCTTGAAAATTTCCTTCAGAATTATCCCGGTACGGTCATTGCTATTACCCACGACAGATATTTTCTTGACAATGTTGCAGGGTGGATTCTTGAACTAGATCGCGGTGAAGGCATTCCGTGGAAAGGGAACTACTCATCATGGCTTGAGCAAAAAACAAAACGCCTTGCACAAGAAGAAAAACAAGAAAGCAAACGAAGAAAGGTATTGGAGCGTGAGTTGGAGTGGGTGAGAACAAATCCATCTGCTCGCCGCTCTAGAAATAAAGCTCGTTTGGCTAATTATGATAAATTGCTCAGTGAAGATTCTAAAACAAAAGAAGAAAAACTGGAACTACCAATTCCAAATGGTCCACGTCTTGGAACAAATGTGATTGAAGCCGTTCATGTTGCCAAAGCATTTGAACATAAAGTATTGTATGATGATTTGAATTTTACTTTACCTCCTAACGGCATTGTTGGAATCATTGGGCCTAACGGGGCAGGTAAAACCACCATCTTCAAAATGATCATGAATGAATTGAAACCTGATAAAGGAGAATTCAAAGTAGGAGAGACTGTACAAATTGGGTATGTTGATCAAGATCACAAATCCATGGATCCTGAAAAAACAGTATTTGAAGTGGTAACCGGCGGAACAGAATTTATGGAAATTGGTAAACAGAAAATAAATTCACGCGCCTACCTAAGTCGCTTTAATTTCAATGGAGCTGATCAGAATAAAAAAATCGGTGTGCTTTCAGGCGGTGAACGCAATCGCTTGCATCTTGCTATGACACTGAAAACGGAGGCCAATGTGTTATTACTTGATGAGCCAACGAATGATTTAGATGTAAACACCATTCGCGCATTAGAAGAAGGTATTGAAAGTTTTGCCGGATGCGCCGTAATCATTTCTCACGACCGTTGGTTTCTTGATCGTATCTGCACGCATATTCTAGCTTTTGAAAATGATTCTCAAGTATACTGGTTTGAAGGTTCATATACTGAGTATGAAGAAAACCGTAAAAAACGATTGGGTGATACCGAACCTAAACGTGTTAGATTTAAGAAACTCATTGCAGATTAA
- the dapB gene encoding 4-hydroxy-tetrahydrodipicolinate reductase translates to MRIALFGYGKMGKEIEMIALERGHQITQRINSKNPKENLNCADTDVVIEFTAPEHALENIRFCIDHQMPVVVGTTGWYHAFDEIKKLNVQKNGSLLYATNFSLGVNLFFALNKYLAGLMKNYPEYSAGMTEIHHTQKLDAPSGTGITLAEQLIEIHPKYTKWENVKKSQINQTDALSIESLRLPDVPGTHEVKYESPIDTIEIKHTAHNRKGFALGSVIAAEWLAGKKGIFTMQDVLNLK, encoded by the coding sequence ATGAGAATAGCACTTTTTGGCTACGGTAAAATGGGAAAAGAAATTGAGATGATTGCCTTGGAACGCGGTCATCAAATTACCCAACGCATCAACAGCAAAAACCCGAAAGAAAACCTCAATTGCGCCGATACCGATGTAGTGATTGAATTTACTGCACCTGAACATGCCTTAGAAAATATTCGCTTTTGTATTGATCATCAAATGCCGGTTGTTGTTGGAACGACAGGTTGGTATCATGCATTTGATGAAATTAAAAAACTCAATGTGCAAAAAAACGGAAGTCTGCTTTACGCTACCAATTTCAGTTTGGGAGTGAATTTATTTTTTGCACTGAATAAATATCTTGCCGGATTAATGAAAAATTATCCGGAATACAGCGCCGGCATGACAGAAATTCATCACACCCAAAAATTAGACGCACCTAGCGGAACCGGTATTACCCTAGCTGAACAGTTGATTGAAATTCACCCTAAATACACCAAGTGGGAAAACGTTAAAAAAAGTCAAATCAATCAAACTGATGCACTTTCTATAGAGTCATTACGTTTACCCGACGTGCCCGGCACACATGAAGTAAAATATGAATCACCTATTGACACAATTGAAATAAAACATACTGCACACAACAGAAAAGGATTTGCATTGGGCAGCGTAATTGCCGCTGAATGGCTTGCCGGAAAAAAAGGTATTTTTACCATGCAGGATGTACTAAACTTAAAATAA
- the lepB gene encoding signal peptidase I, with translation MSYLGFIIGYLVIWLTPVAGLWHKGFGRIERKSTDAFIPFYNYFSLLRAVKLPWYWAIFLAFPGIQFIMWASLNVTYIRKFGKFSVKDTILGIIFPFPVFWKIAKDEKCTAQPETNWDVAKQVDARTPSDHVALFFALPVIGHLIVYPLSLAGFKRKAGKKSMIKEWGDAILFAVVAASAIRTYVFEPYKIPTGSMEKTLLIGDHLFVDKFVYGPRLPMTPFSYPIVHNSFAPLLNVKSYVEFQKIPYTRMPGIRFVERYDVVVFNFPAGDTAINDPRMPNGLIGHTYEQILRNEAFLISAQEGRSVNYFEEHYEAYLDAARKRFTEKNKVLSAIVDEEDIKRGYTKIGGLLERPVDKRENYIKRCVGMPGDVIEVVNQVLYVNSQPAKIFEGLQTSGDPKNKGFYQTVINSGMPDVHRFTYYPIFPNNPQYDWTEDNFGPLQIPKAGDVVQLDHKTLPIYRRIITAYEGHTLAEKADGIYIDGVKTSTYTIQQNYYWMMGDNRNNSADSRFWGFVPEDHIVGHASFVWLSVDQTKGMFGGGMRWSRMFSGIE, from the coding sequence ATGAGCTATCTTGGTTTTATCATTGGATATTTAGTAATCTGGCTTACTCCGGTAGCCGGACTTTGGCATAAAGGTTTTGGAAGAATTGAAAGAAAAAGTACCGATGCTTTCATTCCGTTCTACAACTATTTCAGTTTGCTGCGCGCGGTGAAATTACCTTGGTATTGGGCGATCTTTCTAGCATTCCCCGGCATTCAGTTTATCATGTGGGCTTCACTCAATGTTACTTATATCCGCAAGTTTGGAAAGTTCAGTGTAAAAGATACTATTCTTGGTATCATTTTTCCGTTCCCTGTTTTCTGGAAAATTGCCAAAGATGAAAAATGCACCGCACAACCTGAAACCAATTGGGACGTTGCAAAACAAGTTGACGCGCGCACACCGAGTGATCACGTAGCTTTATTTTTTGCTTTACCGGTTATCGGCCATCTTATTGTATACCCGCTTTCACTTGCCGGTTTCAAGCGCAAGGCCGGAAAAAAATCTATGATCAAAGAATGGGGTGATGCCATACTTTTTGCCGTTGTGGCAGCCAGCGCAATTCGTACTTATGTTTTTGAACCTTACAAAATTCCTACCGGTTCAATGGAAAAAACATTGCTCATTGGTGATCATCTTTTTGTAGATAAATTTGTTTACGGGCCACGTCTGCCAATGACGCCTTTTTCTTATCCAATCGTGCATAATAGTTTTGCTCCATTGCTCAATGTAAAATCGTATGTTGAGTTTCAAAAAATACCTTATACTCGCATGCCGGGAATCAGATTTGTTGAGCGTTATGATGTAGTTGTTTTCAATTTTCCGGCGGGTGATACTGCAATCAATGATCCTCGCATGCCTAATGGATTGATTGGACATACGTATGAACAAATTTTGCGCAATGAAGCTTTCCTGATTTCAGCACAAGAAGGTCGCAGTGTGAATTACTTTGAAGAACACTACGAAGCATATCTTGACGCGGCCAGAAAGCGATTCACAGAAAAGAATAAAGTTTTATCTGCCATTGTTGATGAAGAAGATATCAAACGCGGTTACACGAAAATCGGAGGTTTGCTTGAGCGTCCGGTAGACAAGCGTGAAAACTATATTAAGCGTTGTGTGGGTATGCCGGGTGATGTGATTGAAGTTGTGAATCAAGTTTTATATGTAAACTCTCAACCGGCTAAAATATTTGAAGGATTGCAAACAAGCGGAGATCCAAAAAACAAGGGGTTTTATCAGACCGTGATTAATTCCGGAATGCCTGACGTGCATCGTTTCACTTACTATCCTATCTTCCCAAACAACCCACAATATGATTGGACAGAAGATAATTTTGGTCCATTACAAATACCAAAGGCGGGAGATGTGGTGCAACTTGATCATAAAACATTGCCTATTTATCGTAGAATTATTACGGCTTATGAAGGGCACACCCTTGCAGAAAAAGCAGATGGAATTTATATTGACGGTGTAAAAACAAGTACCTATACCATTCAACAAAATTACTACTGGATGATGGGTGACAACCGCAACAACTCAGCTGATTCACGCTTTTGGGGATTTGTGCCTGAAGATCATATTGTAGGACACGCCTCATTTGTATGGTTATCTGTTGATCAAACCAAAGGAATGTTTGGCGGCGGCATGCGCTGGAGCAGAATGTTCAGTGGTATTGAATAG
- a CDS encoding type II toxin-antitoxin system VapC family toxin: MILLDSSVLIELFRKKNKEQTLFFNLLQDHDQLAISVITHYEIGIGNQPGHLEYWKKLCNNLTIIPFDESCTETAIKIYRSLIKINKKIDLADILIGATALAYDLPIATLNIKDFERIQGLHIVK; encoded by the coding sequence GTGATACTGCTAGATTCATCCGTTCTGATTGAATTATTCCGCAAAAAAAATAAGGAACAAACTCTATTTTTTAATCTTTTACAAGACCACGATCAATTGGCTATTTCAGTAATTACTCACTATGAAATAGGAATTGGAAATCAACCTGGACATTTGGAGTACTGGAAAAAACTCTGCAATAATCTTACTATCATTCCATTTGATGAATCATGTACAGAAACCGCTATTAAAATTTATAGATCTCTGATTAAGATTAACAAGAAAATTGATTTAGCGGATATTCTAATTGGTGCTACTGCCCTTGCGTATGATTTACCCATTGCAACTCTCAACATCAAAGATTTTGAACGCATTCAAGGTTTGCACATAGTGAAATAA